A part of Kitasatospora acidiphila genomic DNA contains:
- the yczE gene encoding membrane protein YczE — MAILVLPRDTAGLGRRLTQLMAGLVLYGVSMAMAFRSSLGQSPWGVFHQGAAAHLGLSIGTVVLLVGVVVLLLWIPLRQRPGVGTVANVLVLGVAMDATDAVLPAPHDLPSRFALLVGGIVLNGLAGGMYIGARLGPGPRDGLMTGLHRRTGRSLRLLRTGVELTVLLTGVLLGGDAGVGTIAYALAIGPLTQYFLAVFTPSSTRTDAERPERMNFTAVGRPSSRSGGEVS; from the coding sequence ATGGCGATCCTCGTGCTGCCCCGTGACACCGCCGGCCTCGGTCGGCGGCTGACCCAACTGATGGCCGGGCTGGTGCTCTACGGGGTCAGCATGGCGATGGCGTTCCGTTCCTCACTGGGCCAGTCCCCGTGGGGCGTCTTCCACCAGGGCGCGGCCGCCCACCTGGGGCTGTCCATCGGCACCGTGGTGCTGCTGGTGGGTGTCGTGGTGCTGCTGCTCTGGATACCGCTGCGCCAGCGCCCTGGCGTCGGCACGGTCGCCAACGTGCTGGTGCTCGGGGTGGCGATGGACGCCACCGACGCGGTGCTGCCCGCCCCGCACGACCTGCCGTCCCGGTTCGCACTGCTGGTCGGCGGCATCGTGCTGAACGGCCTGGCCGGCGGGATGTACATCGGCGCCCGGCTCGGCCCCGGCCCGCGCGACGGGCTGATGACGGGCCTGCACCGGCGCACCGGGCGCTCGCTGCGCCTGCTGCGCACCGGGGTCGAGCTGACCGTGCTGCTCACCGGGGTGCTGCTGGGCGGTGACGCCGGGGTGGGGACGATCGCCTACGCGCTCGCGATCGGGCCGCTGACACAGTACTTCCTCGCGGTGTTCACACCTTCGAGCACCCGCACCGATGCCGAGCGCCCGGAACGAATGAACTTCACGGCCGTAGGTCGTCCTTCGTCGCGCTCCGGGGGCGAGGTCTCGTAA
- a CDS encoding ParA family protein, producing the protein MNESTFAPGGGQPGLAEHITGQPTDDTGAGYSTVGAEEIGTVAVRTFEARQATARTPVYEADLSAQQLGYSEFAAYGSYDDPDAEYEPDPEYAATLAPDAARQRRERIGPTGRPQPYFPIPAPLAEHGPAKIIAMCNQKGGVGKTTSTINLGAALAEYGRRVLLVDFDPQGALSVGLGVNPMELDVTVYNLLMERGLTADEVLLKTAVPGMDLLPSNIDLSAAEVQLVSEVARESALARALKPLLPDYDYVIIDCQPSLGLLTVNALTAAHSVIVPLECEFFALRGVALLTETIEKVCERLNPELRLDGILATMYDSRTVHSREVLARVVEAFGEHVFHTVIGRTVRFPETTVAGEPITTYATNSVGAAAYRQLAREVLDRCRPVE; encoded by the coding sequence GTGAATGAGTCGACATTTGCTCCCGGGGGTGGTCAGCCAGGTCTGGCGGAGCACATCACCGGACAGCCGACCGACGACACCGGGGCCGGATATTCCACCGTCGGGGCCGAGGAGATCGGCACGGTGGCGGTGAGGACCTTCGAGGCGCGCCAGGCCACCGCCCGCACCCCGGTCTACGAAGCGGACCTGTCGGCCCAGCAGCTGGGCTACTCCGAGTTCGCCGCCTACGGCTCCTACGACGACCCGGACGCCGAGTACGAGCCCGACCCCGAGTACGCCGCCACCCTGGCCCCCGACGCGGCCCGCCAGCGCCGCGAGCGGATCGGTCCCACCGGTCGCCCGCAGCCGTACTTCCCGATCCCGGCCCCGCTCGCCGAGCACGGTCCCGCGAAGATCATCGCGATGTGCAACCAGAAGGGCGGCGTCGGCAAGACCACCTCCACCATCAACCTGGGCGCCGCGCTGGCCGAGTACGGCCGCCGGGTGCTGCTGGTCGACTTCGACCCGCAGGGCGCCCTCTCGGTGGGCCTGGGCGTCAACCCGATGGAGCTGGACGTCACGGTCTACAACCTGCTCATGGAGCGGGGCCTGACGGCCGATGAGGTGCTGCTGAAGACCGCCGTGCCCGGCATGGACCTGCTGCCCTCCAACATCGACCTGTCGGCCGCCGAGGTGCAGCTGGTCAGCGAGGTGGCCCGGGAGTCCGCACTGGCCCGCGCGCTCAAGCCGCTGCTGCCGGACTACGACTACGTCATCATCGACTGCCAGCCCTCGCTCGGCCTGCTCACGGTCAACGCGCTGACCGCCGCGCACAGCGTCATCGTGCCGCTGGAGTGCGAGTTCTTCGCGCTGCGCGGCGTCGCCCTGCTGACCGAGACCATCGAGAAGGTCTGCGAGCGGCTCAACCCGGAGCTGCGCCTGGACGGCATCCTCGCCACCATGTACGACTCGCGCACCGTGCACAGCCGCGAGGTGCTGGCCCGGGTGGTCGAGGCGTTCGGCGAGCACGTCTTCCACACCGTCATCGGACGGACCGTCAGATTCCCGGAGACCACCGTGGCCGGTGAGCCGATCACCACCTACGCCACCAACTCGGTGGGTGCCGCCGCCTACCGCCAGCTCGCCAGGGAGGTGCTCGACCGGTGCCGCCCCGTCGAGTGA
- a CDS encoding glycosyltransferase family 4 protein, translating into MEHSSARGSAAGPSSGQLHVVLVLSAGSGGIGAHVRSLAQGLVAHGVKVTLCAPADSDALFAFSRTGAVFQPVEITATSDWRSDATAIGELRRAFTSADLVHAHGLRAGLLSDLALRTAGRLPGLRPETPLVVTSHHALLATGLERRLQRLMERRVARAADLVLGASSDLVARARELGATDARLGPVAAPPLAPGTLDRAAARAMLLGPNEPDRPLVLAIGRLVPHKGFGQLLEASRGLVGGAGPTPLVLLAGDGPQALELRERIAAEQLPVRLLGHRTDVPELLTAADAVVISSRWEARSAVAQEALRAGVPLVATAVGGIPELVGDAAVLVPGGDPAALGTAVRELLADPDRRAALAAAGPAQAATWPDEAATVAQVLSTYDELVQRG; encoded by the coding sequence GTGGAGCATTCCTCCGCCCGGGGCAGCGCGGCCGGCCCTTCCAGCGGCCAGCTGCATGTGGTGCTGGTGCTGTCCGCCGGCAGCGGCGGGATCGGCGCCCATGTGCGGTCACTGGCCCAGGGGCTGGTGGCGCACGGGGTGAAGGTGACGCTGTGCGCCCCGGCGGACTCCGACGCGCTGTTCGCGTTCTCCCGCACCGGCGCGGTCTTCCAGCCGGTGGAGATCACCGCGACCTCCGACTGGCGCAGCGACGCCACCGCGATCGGCGAGCTGCGCCGCGCCTTCACCAGCGCCGACCTGGTGCACGCCCACGGGCTGCGCGCCGGGCTGCTCTCCGACCTGGCGCTGCGCACCGCCGGCCGGCTGCCCGGGCTGCGTCCGGAGACCCCGCTGGTGGTGACGTCGCATCACGCGCTGCTCGCCACCGGCCTGGAGCGGCGCCTGCAGCGGCTGATGGAGCGCCGGGTGGCGCGGGCCGCCGACCTGGTGCTGGGCGCCTCCTCCGACCTGGTGGCCCGGGCCCGCGAGCTGGGCGCCACCGACGCCCGGCTCGGCCCGGTGGCCGCACCGCCGCTGGCGCCCGGCACCTTGGACCGCGCGGCGGCCCGGGCGATGCTGCTCGGCCCGAACGAGCCGGACCGGCCGCTGGTGCTGGCGATCGGTCGGCTGGTGCCGCACAAGGGGTTCGGCCAGCTGCTGGAGGCCTCCCGCGGGCTGGTCGGCGGCGCCGGGCCGACCCCGCTGGTGCTGCTCGCCGGGGACGGGCCGCAGGCCCTGGAACTGCGCGAGCGGATCGCCGCCGAGCAGTTGCCGGTGCGGCTGCTCGGCCACCGCACCGATGTGCCGGAGCTGCTGACGGCAGCCGACGCCGTGGTGATCAGCAGCCGTTGGGAGGCCCGTTCGGCGGTCGCCCAGGAGGCGCTGCGCGCCGGGGTGCCGCTGGTGGCCACCGCGGTCGGCGGGATCCCGGAGCTGGTGGGGGACGCGGCGGTGCTGGTGCCCGGCGGCGACCCGGCCGCGCTCGGCACCGCCGTCCGGGAGCTGCTCGCCGACCCGGACCGCCGCGCGGCGCTGGCCGCCGCCGGGCCGGCGCAGGCCGCGACCTGGCCCGACGAGGCCGCCACCGTGGCGCAGGTGCTCAGCACCTACGACGAGCTGGTGCAGCGCGGCTGA
- a CDS encoding glycoside hydrolase family 15 protein, with amino-acid sequence MQTAALVSRDGAVDWLCLPRFDSPAVFAGLLGTDEHGFWRIGPAEAAPAAPVTNSAPAPRAPFTDSSELRTVPSSAAAPAVPADRRRYRGDSLILEQEWDTPKGSVRVIDFMPPRHLADQKPVPQMIRVVEGLSGTVRMRSALRMRFSYGKVVPWVHRVEQPGGAHRTVAVAGPDSVWLDGASETYGRNLTTYADFTVTAGERITFALTWQASHLPPPEVPDAEASLALTEEFWSDWVSQCTYQGPYRDAVVRSLITLKGLTYGPTGGIVAAPTTSLPEDIGGERNWDYRYTWLRDAAITLSSLLRTGYRDEARAWREWLLRAVAGDPENLQIMYSITGERELTETHLDWLPGYENSAPVRVGNGAAGQLQLDVYGEVVEALYLGQMIGLSRSDHAHLLQLRLISYLEEHWKAPDEGIWEVRGPRRHFVHSKVMAWVAVDRTIKLIEQSEADGPLERWRALRDEIHADVCEKGYDPERNTFTQYYGGTELDASLLLIPQVGFLPPDDKRVIGTIEAIQRELSTPDGFVLRYPTHDETGANVDGLSGHEGAFLACSFWLADDLAMIGRVGEARELFDKLLALRNDLGLLAEEWDPVSKRQVGNFPQAFSHVPLIDTALRLTACGAAYLAPQTQPAGRPVSQPV; translated from the coding sequence ATGCAGACCGCCGCCCTGGTCAGCAGAGACGGCGCCGTGGACTGGCTCTGCCTCCCGCGGTTCGACTCCCCCGCCGTCTTCGCCGGTCTACTGGGCACCGATGAACACGGGTTCTGGCGGATCGGCCCCGCGGAGGCCGCGCCGGCCGCCCCGGTGACCAACAGCGCCCCGGCGCCGCGCGCGCCGTTCACCGATTCGAGTGAGCTGCGGACGGTCCCGAGCAGCGCCGCGGCCCCCGCGGTGCCCGCCGACCGCCGCCGCTACCGGGGCGACTCGCTGATCCTGGAGCAGGAGTGGGACACGCCGAAGGGCAGTGTCCGGGTGATCGACTTCATGCCACCGCGCCACCTGGCGGACCAAAAGCCGGTGCCGCAGATGATCCGCGTGGTGGAGGGGCTCAGCGGCACGGTGCGGATGCGCTCCGCGCTGCGGATGCGGTTCAGCTACGGCAAGGTCGTGCCCTGGGTCCACCGGGTCGAGCAGCCCGGCGGCGCGCACCGCACGGTCGCCGTGGCCGGCCCGGACTCGGTCTGGCTGGACGGCGCGTCCGAGACCTACGGGCGCAACCTGACCACCTACGCCGACTTCACCGTCACCGCCGGCGAGCGGATCACCTTCGCGCTCACCTGGCAGGCCTCCCACCTGCCGCCGCCGGAGGTCCCCGACGCCGAGGCCTCGCTGGCGCTCACCGAGGAGTTCTGGTCCGACTGGGTCTCCCAGTGCACCTACCAGGGCCCCTACCGGGACGCCGTGGTCCGCTCGCTGATCACCCTGAAGGGGCTCACCTACGGCCCCACCGGCGGCATCGTGGCGGCCCCCACCACCTCGCTGCCCGAAGACATCGGCGGCGAGCGGAACTGGGACTACCGCTACACCTGGCTGCGGGACGCGGCGATCACCCTCTCCTCGCTGCTGCGCACCGGCTACCGCGACGAGGCCAGGGCCTGGCGCGAGTGGCTGCTGCGCGCGGTCGCCGGCGACCCCGAGAACCTGCAGATCATGTACTCGATCACCGGCGAGCGGGAGCTCACCGAGACCCACCTCGACTGGCTGCCGGGCTACGAGAACTCGGCCCCGGTCCGGGTCGGCAACGGCGCCGCCGGCCAGCTCCAGCTGGACGTCTACGGCGAGGTGGTGGAGGCCCTCTACCTGGGCCAGATGATCGGCCTGTCCCGCAGCGACCACGCCCACCTGCTGCAACTGCGCCTGATCAGCTACCTGGAGGAGCACTGGAAGGCCCCGGACGAGGGGATCTGGGAGGTCCGCGGGCCGCGCCGGCACTTCGTCCACTCCAAGGTGATGGCCTGGGTGGCGGTGGACCGCACCATCAAGCTGATCGAGCAGAGCGAGGCCGATGGCCCGCTGGAGCGCTGGCGGGCGCTGCGCGACGAGATCCACGCGGACGTCTGCGAGAAGGGCTACGACCCGGAGCGCAACACCTTCACCCAGTACTACGGCGGCACCGAGCTGGACGCCTCGCTGCTGCTCATCCCGCAGGTCGGGTTCCTGCCGCCGGACGACAAGCGGGTGATCGGCACCATCGAGGCGATCCAGCGCGAACTGTCCACCCCGGACGGCTTCGTGCTGCGCTACCCCACCCATGACGAGACGGGCGCCAACGTCGACGGGCTGTCGGGGCACGAGGGCGCGTTCCTGGCCTGCTCGTTCTGGCTGGCCGACGACCTGGCGATGATCGGGCGGGTCGGCGAGGCCCGGGAGCTGTTCGACAAGCTGCTGGCGCTGCGCAACGACCTCGGGCTGCTCGCCGAGGAGTGGGACCCGGTGTCCAAGCGCCAGGTGGGGAACTTCCCGCAGGCGTTCAGCCATGTGCCGCTGATCGACACGGCGCTGCGGCTGACCGCGTGCGGCGCCGCCTACCTGGCCCCGCAGACCCAGCCCGCCGGCCGGCCGGTGAGCCAGCCGGTCTGA
- a CDS encoding CTP synthase encodes MAQPHSGKTASGRAVTTKHLFVTGGVASSLGKGLTASSLGALLKARGLRVTMQKLDPYLNVDPGTMNPFQHGEVFVTDDGAETDLDIGHYERFLDTNLHGSANVTTGQVYSTVIAKERRGEYLGDTVQVIPHITNEIKSRIRRMATEDVDVVITEVGGTVGDIESLPFLEAVRQVRHEVGRDNVFFVHVSLLPYIGPSGELKTKPTQHSVAALRNIGIQPDAIVLRADREVPQAIKRKISLMCDVDEEAVVAAIDAKSIYDIPKVLHGEGLDAYVVRRLDLPFRDVDWTTWDDLLRRVHEPQHIVKVALVGKYIDLPDAYLSVTEALRAGGFANNARVEIKWVTSDECETPEGAREQLGDVDAICIPGGFGDRGVNGKVGAITYARENKIPLLGLCLGLQCVVIEAARNLAGLPEANSTEFDPAAKHPVISTMAEQLAIVDGKGDLGGTMRLGLYPAKLAEGSIVREVYGGEQYVDERHRHRYEVNNAYRADLEKTGLQFSGLSPKGDLVEYVEYPREVHPYLVATQAHPELKSRPTRPHPLFAGLVAAAIKIKTDE; translated from the coding sequence TTGGCACAGCCCCATTCCGGCAAGACGGCCAGCGGCCGCGCCGTGACGACCAAGCACCTCTTCGTCACCGGGGGTGTCGCCTCCTCGCTCGGCAAGGGGCTCACCGCCTCCAGCCTCGGTGCCCTGCTCAAGGCCCGCGGCCTGCGGGTGACGATGCAGAAGCTCGACCCGTACCTGAACGTGGACCCGGGCACCATGAACCCGTTCCAGCACGGCGAGGTGTTCGTCACCGACGACGGCGCCGAGACCGACCTGGACATCGGCCACTACGAGCGGTTCCTCGACACCAACCTGCACGGCTCGGCCAACGTGACCACCGGCCAGGTCTACTCCACCGTGATCGCCAAGGAGCGGCGCGGCGAGTACCTGGGCGACACCGTGCAGGTGATCCCCCACATCACCAACGAGATCAAGTCCCGGATCCGCCGGATGGCGACCGAGGACGTCGACGTGGTGATCACCGAGGTCGGCGGCACCGTCGGCGACATCGAGTCGCTGCCGTTCCTGGAGGCCGTGCGCCAGGTGCGCCACGAGGTCGGCCGGGACAACGTCTTCTTCGTGCACGTCTCGCTGCTGCCCTACATCGGCCCGTCCGGCGAGCTGAAGACCAAGCCCACCCAGCACTCGGTGGCCGCGCTGCGCAACATCGGCATCCAGCCGGACGCCATCGTGCTGCGCGCCGACCGCGAGGTGCCGCAGGCGATCAAGCGCAAGATCTCGCTGATGTGCGACGTGGACGAGGAGGCCGTGGTCGCGGCCATCGACGCCAAGTCGATCTACGACATCCCCAAGGTCCTGCACGGCGAGGGCCTGGACGCCTACGTGGTGCGCCGGCTCGACCTGCCGTTCCGCGATGTGGACTGGACCACCTGGGACGACCTGCTGCGCCGGGTCCACGAGCCCCAGCACATCGTCAAGGTGGCGCTGGTCGGCAAGTACATCGACCTGCCGGACGCCTACCTCTCGGTGACCGAGGCGCTGCGGGCCGGCGGCTTCGCCAACAACGCCCGGGTCGAGATCAAGTGGGTCACCTCGGACGAGTGCGAGACCCCCGAGGGCGCCCGCGAGCAGCTCGGCGACGTGGACGCGATCTGCATCCCGGGCGGCTTCGGTGACCGCGGTGTGAACGGCAAGGTCGGCGCGATCACCTACGCCCGCGAGAACAAGATCCCGCTGCTCGGCCTCTGCCTGGGTCTGCAGTGCGTGGTCATCGAGGCGGCCCGCAACCTGGCCGGGCTGCCGGAGGCCAACTCCACCGAGTTCGACCCGGCCGCCAAGCACCCGGTGATCTCGACCATGGCCGAGCAGCTGGCGATCGTCGACGGCAAGGGCGACCTGGGCGGCACCATGCGCCTGGGCCTCTACCCGGCCAAGCTGGCCGAGGGCTCGATCGTCCGCGAGGTCTACGGCGGCGAGCAGTACGTCGACGAGCGGCACCGCCACCGCTACGAGGTCAACAACGCCTACCGGGCCGACCTGGAGAAGACCGGTCTGCAGTTCTCGGGCCTGTCGCCGAAGGGTGACCTGGTGGAGTACGTCGAGTACCCGCGCGAGGTGCACCCCTACCTGGTCGCCACCCAGGCGCACCCGGAGCTGAAGTCCCGCCCGACCCGCCCGCACCCGCTCTTCGCGGGTCTGGTGGCCGCGGCCATCAAGATCAAGACCGACGAGTAG
- a CDS encoding ATP-binding protein, whose amino-acid sequence MARETATMGVRPASERAAAPAPGVPEPFVGRAAELAALTLRLRGPASGGGCRVLLVAGRPGSGRTSLARRFAATAAGERRVLALRLSDPDGTPHPPGLVAKRLLSELGEETEALPLPAPSRRTRPAPACARR is encoded by the coding sequence GTGGCGAGGGAGACGGCGACGATGGGTGTGCGGCCCGCTTCCGAGCGGGCGGCGGCGCCCGCGCCCGGGGTGCCCGAGCCGTTCGTCGGACGGGCGGCGGAGTTGGCGGCGCTCACGCTGCGGCTGCGGGGCCCGGCGAGCGGGGGCGGGTGCCGGGTGCTGCTGGTGGCCGGGCGGCCCGGGTCGGGGCGGACGTCGCTGGCCCGGCGGTTCGCCGCCACCGCGGCCGGGGAGCGGCGGGTGCTGGCCCTTCGGCTCTCCGATCCCGATGGCACCCCGCATCCGCCCGGGCTGGTGGCCAAGCGCTTGCTCAGCGAGCTCGGCGAGGAAACGGAGGCGCTCCCGCTGCCGGCCCCGAGCAGGAGGACCCGGCCTGCGCCCGCCTGCGCGAGGCGCTGA
- the ald gene encoding alanine dehydrogenase — MFNRDQGRHPREVKNHEYRVAITPAGVHELVRNGHEVYIEDGAGVGSSIPNEEYVAAGATVLPTADEVWATADLLLKVKEPIAEEYHRLRKGQTLFTYLHLAADRAGTDALVASGTTAIAYETVQLANGALPLLAPMSEVAGRLAPQVGSYHLMRPAGGRGVLPGGVPGTHPAKAVVIGGGVSGWHAATIAIGMGYDVTLLDRDINKLREADKIFGTKIKAIMSNSFELEKAVVEADLVIGAVLIPGAKAPKLVTNELVAKMKPGSVLVDIAIDQGGCFEDSHPTTHAEPTFQVHNSVFYCVANMPGAVPNTSTYALTNATLPYVVELANRGWKEALRRDAALAKGLNVHEGQITFPAVAEAFNLPSVSLESVLA; from the coding sequence GTGTTTAACCGTGACCAAGGTCGGCATCCCCGCGAGGTCAAGAACCACGAGTACCGCGTGGCCATCACGCCGGCCGGCGTGCATGAGCTGGTCCGCAATGGCCACGAGGTCTACATCGAGGACGGCGCCGGCGTCGGCTCCTCCATCCCCAACGAGGAGTACGTGGCCGCCGGTGCCACCGTCCTCCCCACTGCCGACGAGGTGTGGGCGACCGCCGACCTGCTGCTGAAGGTCAAGGAGCCGATCGCCGAGGAGTACCACCGCCTCCGCAAGGGCCAGACCCTCTTCACCTACCTGCACCTGGCCGCCGACCGGGCCGGCACCGACGCGCTGGTCGCCTCCGGCACCACCGCGATCGCCTACGAGACCGTCCAGCTGGCCAACGGCGCGCTGCCGCTGCTCGCCCCGATGTCCGAGGTCGCGGGCCGGCTGGCCCCGCAGGTCGGCTCCTACCACCTGATGCGCCCGGCCGGCGGCCGCGGCGTGCTGCCGGGCGGCGTCCCCGGCACCCACCCGGCCAAGGCCGTGGTGATCGGTGGCGGCGTCTCCGGCTGGCACGCGGCCACCATCGCGATCGGCATGGGCTACGACGTGACCCTGCTGGACCGCGACATCAACAAGCTGCGCGAGGCCGACAAGATCTTCGGTACCAAGATCAAGGCCATCATGTCCAACTCGTTCGAGCTGGAGAAGGCCGTCGTCGAGGCCGACCTGGTGATCGGCGCCGTGCTGATCCCGGGCGCCAAGGCCCCCAAGCTGGTCACCAACGAGCTGGTCGCCAAGATGAAGCCGGGCTCGGTGCTGGTCGACATCGCGATCGACCAGGGCGGCTGCTTCGAGGACTCGCACCCGACCACCCACGCCGAGCCGACCTTCCAGGTCCACAACTCGGTCTTCTACTGCGTGGCCAACATGCCGGGTGCGGTGCCGAACACCTCCACCTACGCACTCACCAACGCCACCCTGCCGTACGTGGTCGAGCTGGCCAACCGCGGTTGGAAGGAGGCGCTGCGCCGCGACGCCGCGCTGGCCAAGGGCCTGAACGTGCACGAGGGCCAGATCACCTTCCCGGCGGTCGCCGAGGCGTTCAACCTGCCCTCCGTCTCCCTGGAGAGCGTGCTCGCCTGA
- the recN gene encoding DNA repair protein RecN: MRIRDLGVIDDAVVELAPGLTVVTGETGAGKTMVVTSLGLLLGGRADPALVRGGAERAVVEGRLDLPAGSPAAARALDAGAELDDGALLISRTVSAEGRSRAHVGGRSVPVGLLAELGEELIAVHGQSDQQRLLRPARQRGALDRYAGQALAEPLARYRTGYRRLREVTETLAELTTQARERVQEADLLRFGLEEIAAAEPVAGEEVELAAEAERLGHADALSSAAELAHAALAGNPADPDLVDAGTLLGQARRALDAVRGHDERLAALADRLAEVGYLFADVAGDLAIYADDLDADPARLAAVEERRAVLAQLIRKYGSPEGGTAEVVAWAEQGALRLAELDGDDDRIEELQAEQTLLRTELAALAAEVSAARQGAAGRFADAVSAELTELAMPHARVTFDLTRLDDPDGLELDGRAVAYGPHGVDEVEVLLAPHPGASPRPIAKGASGGELSRVMLAVEVVFAGADPVPTYLFDEVDQGVGGKAAVEIGRRLAKLARSAQVVVVTHLPQVAAFADRHLVVEKTNDGTVTRSGVKTLTDEERVRELSRMLAGLEDSELGRAHAEELLATARSPREG; encoded by the coding sequence ATGCGGATACGGGATCTGGGCGTCATCGACGACGCGGTGGTGGAGCTGGCCCCCGGCTTGACCGTCGTGACCGGTGAGACCGGCGCGGGCAAGACCATGGTGGTGACCAGCCTCGGCCTGCTGCTGGGCGGCCGTGCCGACCCGGCCCTGGTCCGCGGCGGCGCCGAGCGCGCCGTGGTGGAGGGCCGGCTCGACCTGCCCGCCGGCTCCCCGGCCGCCGCCCGGGCGCTGGACGCCGGCGCCGAGCTGGACGACGGCGCCCTGCTGATCAGCCGCACCGTCTCCGCCGAGGGCCGCTCCCGGGCGCACGTCGGCGGCCGCTCGGTGCCGGTCGGCCTGCTCGCCGAGCTCGGCGAGGAGCTGATCGCGGTGCACGGCCAGAGCGACCAGCAGCGGCTGCTCCGCCCGGCCCGCCAGCGCGGCGCCCTGGACCGCTACGCCGGTCAGGCGCTGGCCGAGCCGCTGGCCCGCTACCGGACCGGCTACCGGCGGCTGCGCGAGGTCACCGAGACCCTGGCCGAGCTGACCACCCAGGCCCGGGAGCGGGTCCAGGAGGCCGATCTGCTGCGGTTCGGCCTGGAGGAGATCGCCGCCGCCGAGCCGGTGGCCGGCGAGGAGGTCGAGCTGGCGGCCGAGGCCGAGCGGCTCGGCCACGCCGACGCGCTCTCCTCGGCCGCCGAGCTGGCGCACGCCGCGCTGGCCGGCAACCCGGCCGACCCCGACCTGGTGGACGCCGGCACCCTGCTCGGCCAGGCCCGCCGCGCGCTGGACGCGGTGCGCGGGCACGACGAGCGCCTCGCCGCCCTGGCCGACCGGCTGGCCGAGGTCGGCTACCTGTTCGCCGACGTGGCCGGCGACCTCGCGATCTACGCGGACGACCTGGACGCCGACCCGGCCCGGCTGGCCGCCGTCGAGGAGCGCCGGGCGGTGCTCGCCCAGCTGATCCGCAAGTACGGTTCGCCCGAGGGAGGGACCGCCGAGGTGGTCGCCTGGGCCGAGCAGGGCGCGCTGCGGCTGGCCGAACTCGACGGCGACGACGACCGGATCGAGGAGCTCCAGGCCGAGCAGACCCTGCTGCGCACCGAATTGGCCGCCCTGGCCGCCGAGGTCTCCGCGGCCCGCCAGGGCGCGGCCGGCCGGTTCGCGGACGCGGTCTCCGCCGAGCTGACCGAGCTCGCCATGCCGCACGCCCGGGTGACCTTCGACCTCACTCGATTGGACGACCCGGACGGTCTGGAGCTTGACGGCCGCGCCGTCGCCTACGGCCCGCACGGCGTGGACGAGGTCGAGGTGCTGCTGGCCCCGCACCCGGGCGCGTCGCCGCGCCCGATCGCCAAGGGCGCGTCCGGCGGTGAGCTGTCCCGGGTGATGCTCGCCGTCGAGGTGGTCTTCGCTGGTGCCGACCCGGTGCCGACCTATCTCTTCGACGAGGTCGACCAGGGCGTCGGCGGCAAGGCCGCGGTGGAGATCGGCCGCCGCCTGGCCAAGCTGGCCCGCAGCGCCCAGGTCGTGGTGGTCACCCACCTGCCGCAGGTGGCGGCTTTCGCCGACCGGCACCTGGTGGTGGAGAAGACCAACGACGGCACCGTCACCCGAAGCGGCGTCAAGACCCTGACCGACGAGGAGCGGGTGCGCGAACTCTCCCGGATGCTGGCCGGCCTGGAGGATTCCGAGCTGGGTCGTGCGCATGCCGAGGAGTTGCTCGCCACCGCGCGTTCGCCCAGGGAGGGTTAA
- a CDS encoding NUDIX domain-containing protein codes for MIKDMAEEFAVRSSAQPFQGKITGVRSDEVRMPDGSYARRDYQTHPGSVAVLALDEQQRVLLVRQYRHPVRQRLWELPAGLLDVPGENPLHAAQRELFEEAYCKAGDWRVLVDIYTSPGGSDEALRIFLATGLSEAEGEKFDAHGEELEIETARVPLTELVSLVLAGELHNPTLVTGTLALQTALSGGGLGALRPADAPWPARPFTAG; via the coding sequence ATGATCAAGGACATGGCGGAGGAATTCGCGGTCCGGTCCAGTGCGCAGCCGTTCCAGGGGAAGATCACCGGGGTGCGCAGCGACGAGGTGCGGATGCCCGACGGCTCCTACGCCCGCCGGGACTACCAGACCCACCCCGGCTCGGTCGCCGTGCTGGCCCTGGACGAGCAGCAGCGGGTGCTGCTGGTGCGGCAGTACCGGCACCCGGTGCGCCAGCGGCTCTGGGAGCTGCCCGCCGGGCTGCTCGACGTGCCGGGGGAGAACCCGCTGCACGCCGCCCAGCGCGAGCTGTTCGAGGAGGCGTACTGCAAGGCGGGCGACTGGCGGGTGCTCGTCGACATCTACACCTCGCCGGGCGGCAGCGACGAGGCGCTGCGGATCTTCCTGGCCACCGGGCTGTCCGAGGCCGAGGGCGAGAAGTTCGACGCCCACGGTGAGGAGCTGGAGATCGAGACCGCCCGGGTGCCGCTGACCGAGTTGGTGAGCCTGGTGCTGGCCGGCGAACTCCACAACCCCACCCTGGTCACCGGCACCCTCGCCCTGCAGACGGCGCTGAGCGGCGGCGGCCTGGGCGCCCTGCGCCCGGCCGACGCACCGTGGCCGGCCCGGCCGTTCACGGCGGGGTGA